A genomic segment from Vidua macroura isolate BioBank_ID:100142 chromosome Z, ASM2450914v1, whole genome shotgun sequence encodes:
- the LOC128822425 gene encoding loricrin-like produces the protein MLGRGRGLGPRPRGTELTPCWGSPGVGRGLPTPLGGRAGAESPGWGGTGPSRPNKGTFLRGGGSPARPSIAASAAEEAASDFNNRGGFDGARRENTPPAAGPEREGREEPRGPAGGRDEGGMGSGMWDGGCGMWDGERDAGWGMWDGERDMGWGMWDAGWGAGCGMGSGMWDGGCGMRDGERDAGWGMWDGERDMGWGMWDAGWGAGCGMGDVGWGAGCGMGDVGWGAGYGMGDVGCGMGSGMRDGKRDEGWGMWDVGWGAGCGMGSGMRDVGWRTGCGMRDGKRDEGCEMGSGMWDAGRRGMGSRRRDAGCGKWDVGCVAGCRQDAGGRIRGRTWDEGQDAWRCAGQDVEQDAGSGARMWGRMRDSGRDAGQDGRGAG, from the exons ATGCTCGGACGAGGCCGGGGGCTGGGTCCCCGCCCCCGGGGCACCGAGCTCACTCCGTGCTGGGGCAGCCCGGGGGTCGGGCGGGGGCTGCCCACCCCCCTCGGGGGCCGAGCGGGTGCTGAGAGCCCCGGGTGGGGCGGCACCGGCCCCTCCCGGCCGAACAAAGGGACGTTTCTTCGGGGCGGCGGGAGCCCGGCCCGCCCGTCCATCGCCGCCTCCGCCGCGGAGGAAGCGGCCTCGGATTTCAATAACAGAGGGGGCTTTGATGGGGCACGGCGAGAAAACACACCtccggcggcggggccggagcgaGAGGGGCGGGAGGAGCCGCGGGGCCCCGCGGGAGGGCGCGATGAGGGCGGGATGGGGAGCGGGATGTGGGAtgggggatgtgggatgtgggatggggagcGGGATGCGGGATGGGggatgtgggatggggagcGGGATATGGGATGGGGGATGTGGGATGCGGGATGGGGAGCGGGATGCGGGATGGGGAGCGGGATGTGGGATGGGGGATGTGGGATGCGGGATGGGGAGCGGGATGCGGGATGGGggatgtgggatggggagcGGGATATGGGATGGGGGATGTGGGATGCGGGATGGGGAGCGGGATGCGGGATGGGggatgtgggatggggagcGGGATGCGGGATGGGggatgtgggatggggagcGGGATATGGGAtgggggatgtgggatgtgggatggggagcGGGATGCGGGATGGGAAGCGGGATGAGGGAtgggggatgtgggatgtgggatggggagcGGGATGCGGGATGGGAAGCGGGATGAGGGATGTGGGATGGAGAACGGGATGTGGGATGCGGGATGGGAAGCGGGATGAGGGATGTGAGATGGggagtgggatgtgggatgcaggac GAcgtgggatggggagcaggaggcGGGATGCAGGATGTGGGaagtgggatgtgggatgtgtgGCGGGATGCAGGCAGGACGCAGGAGGCAGGATACGGGGCAGGACGTGGGATGAGGGGCAGGACGCGTGGCGGTGTGCGGGGCAGGACGTGGAGCAGGACGCGGGATCCGGGGCGCGGATGTGGGGCAGGATGCGGGATTCAGGGAGGGATGCGGGGCAGGATGGACGCGGGGCAGGATGA